In Erigeron canadensis isolate Cc75 chromosome 7, C_canadensis_v1, whole genome shotgun sequence, one DNA window encodes the following:
- the LOC122607511 gene encoding SKP1-interacting partner 15 translates to MENIFSNLPQDIIHQIFTRLPLRQVLICRSVARNLHTLLSSNSFTTLFSATSPFPLLALRPPHRHNSLFPSPSLHLFDPSSDNNNIWLHFSLSFLPFPSPHPIASSNGILYLWADSPFSDCNKVLIACNPLTRIHKVLPQLGSAWSRHGSVLVDSGCNRVIVLNELAALCYSGGTDSWLKFSSNLPSKPRSPIIIGDSVLALCDVGTPWRSQWKLFICGLNNLKSSQQWVTLEKPEWRDVFDILKRPRLLKGLGNVVLMIGGLKSSFSLNASCSTILILKLDLSSFEWGEAGRMPLEMFKCFQESSKFKVFGGGSRVCFSAKRIGRLALWESNEISGNGKEEWKWIDGVPGNGDGLYRGFLFDARLDSSP, encoded by the coding sequence ATGGAAAACATATTTTCAAATCTCCCACAAGACATAATCCACCAGATCTTCACCCGTCTTCCCCTCCGTCAAGTCCTCATCTGCCGTTCCGTCGCTAGAAACCTCCACACTCTCTTATCTTCCAATTCCTTCACCACCCTTTTCTCCGCCACCTCACCTTTCCCTTTACTCGCCCTCCGCCCTCCCCACCGCCACAATTCACTCTTTCCTTCCCCTTCCCTCCATCTCTTCGATCCCTCTTCtgataacaataatatttgGCTTCATTTTTCATTGTCTTTCCTTCCTTTTCCTTCTCCTCATCCTATAGCTTCTTCTAATggtattttatatttatgggCTGATTCCCCTTTTTCAGATTGTAATAAAGTGTTAATTGCTTGTAACCCGTTAACCCGAATACATAAAGTTTTGCCCCAGCTGGGTTCGGCTTGGTCGCGACACGGGTCTGTTTTGGTTGATTCGGGTTGTAATAGGGTCATTGTGTTGAATGAGTTAGCTGCACTTTGTTATTCGGGTGGGACGGATTCTTGGCTAAAGTTTTCGTCGAATTTGCCTAGTAAACCTAGGAGTCCAATTATTATAGGTGATTCGGTTCTTGCATTGTGTGATGTTGGGACGCCGTGGCGAAGTCAATGGAAACTGTTTATATGTGGTTTGAATAATTTAAAGAGTTCTCAACAATGGGTGACTCTTGAGAAGCCAGAATGGAGGGATGTTTTCGATATATTGAAACGGCCGAGGTTATTGAAGGGTTTAGGGAATGTGGTTTTAATGATTGGTGGGTTGAAATCGTCATTTTCACTTAACGCTTCATGCTCCACGATTTTGATATTGAAGTTGGATTTGTCTAGTTTTGAATGGGGTGAAGCCGGTAGAATGCCTCTTGAGATGTTCAAGTGTTTTCAAGAATCGAGTAAATTTAAGGTGTTTGGTGGTGGGAGTAGGGTTTGTTTCTCGGCTAAGAGGATCGGGAGATTGGCGTTGTGGGAATCGAATGAAATTAGTGGGAATGGTAAGGAAGAATGGAAATGGATTGATGGTGTTCCGGGCAATGGAGATGGGTTGTATCGTGGGTTCTTGTTTGATGCGAGGCTTGATTCATCGCCTTGA